A genomic window from Lotus japonicus ecotype B-129 chromosome 1, LjGifu_v1.2 includes:
- the LOC130730654 gene encoding probable pectinesterase/pectinesterase inhibitor 21: MSGGDAKKGRRVIIIGVSTLLLVAMVVAVTVGVNLNHNKSEENNMKNYNQVSTTVRAVQTLCHPTDYKKECEETLIAEAGNTTDPKELIKIAFNITIQKIGDKLKETTLLHEIEKEPRAKMALETCKQLMDLSIEELTRSFDDIGKFQLQNLDKILMNVKVWLSGAVTYQDTCLDGFENTTSEAGMKMKELLTTSMHMSSNALAIVSQLADAISDFNVTKLTGRRLLLQNFETPSWVDLDHRRLLDAKKNTLKHKPNVTVAIDGSGDFKSINEALKKVPHHNKKPFVIYIKKGIYQEYVEVNKHMTHVVFVGDGGKKTRITGNKNFIDGINTYRTATVAIQGDHFAAINMGFENSAGPHKHQAVALRVQADKSIFYNCSMDGYQDTLYAHTMRQFYRDCTISGTIDFVFGNGLVVFQNCTFVVRKPLENQQCIVTAQGRKERQQPSGIVIQGGSIVSDPEFFPVRFDNKAYLARPWKNYSRTIIMDTYIDDLIHHDGYLPWQGLEGSSGMDTCFYAEYHNIGPGSDKSKRVHWAGIWNLNSKAAHLFSPSKFFHGDDWIEVTGIPYFTGIPDHHRHKKTLLNW, from the exons ATGTCTGGGGGAGATGCAAAGAAGGGAAGGAGAGTCATCATCATTGGTGTGTCAACCTTGCTATTGGTGGCTATGGTTGTGGCCGTCACGGTTGGCGTGAACCTCAATCACAATAAGAGTGAAGAGAACAACATGAAAAACTACAACCAGGTTTCTACCACGGTTAGAGCAGTCCAAACTCTTTGCCATCCCACTGATTACAAGAAGGAATGTGAGGAAACTCttatagcagaagctggaaacaCCACAGACCCAAAAGAACTTATCAAAATTGCCTTCAACATTACAATCCAGAAAATTGGTGACAAACTCAAGGAAACTACTTTGTTGCATGAGATTGAAAAGGAGCCTAGAGCAAAGATGGCACTTGAGACATGCAAGCAACTTATGGATCTTTCAATTGAAGAGTTGACAAGGTCATTTGATGATATAGGCAAGTTTCAACTCCAGAATCTGGACAAAATCCTCATGAATGTAAAGGTTTGGCTTAGCGGTGCAGTCACATACCAAGATACATGTTTGGATGGATTTGAGAACACCACTAGCGAAGCTGGaatgaagatgaaagagctatTAACAACAAGCATGCACATGAGCAGCAATGCCCTTGCTATTGTCTCTCAACTTGCTGACGCAATATCAGATTTCAATGTCACAAAGTTAACTGGGCGTCGCCTCCTTCTTCAGAATTTTGAGACTCCATCATGGGTTGATCTTGATCATCGTAGACTCCTTGATGCAAAGAAAAACACACTCAAACACAAGCCTAATGTGACTGTAGCCATAGATGGGAGTGGAGATTTCAAGAGCATCAATGAGGCATTGAAGAAGGTTCCTCATCATAATAAAAAGCCATTTGTGATTTACATCAAGAAGGGCATTTACCAAGAGTATGTTGAAGTTAACAAGCATATGACTCATGTTGTCTTTGTTGGTGATGGTGGCAAAAAGACAAGAATCACAGGCAACAAAAACTTCATAGATGGAATTAACACCTACAGAACTGCAACTGTTG CTATCCAAGGAGATCATTTTGCTGCCATCAATATGGGTTTTGAGAACTCTGCTGGCCCTCACAAGCATCAAGCAGTGGCATTAAGGGTTCAAGCTGACAAGTCCATCTTCTACAATTGCTCAATGGATGGGTACCAAGATACACTCTATGCACACACCATGCGCCAATTCTACCGGGATTGCACCATTTCGGGTACcattgactttgtctttggtaaTGGGCTAGTAGTTTTTCAGAACTGCACTTTTGTGGTCAGAAAGCCATTGGAAAACCAACAATGCATTGTAACAGCACAAGGCAGGAAAGAAAGACAGCAACCATCAGGAATAGTAATCCAAGGTGGTTCCATTGTGTCTGACCCTGAGTTCTTCCCAGTGAGGTTTGACAATAAGGCATATCTTGCTCGTCCATGGAAGAATTACTCTAGAACTATCATCATGGACACCtacattgatgatttgattCATCATGATGGCTACTTGCCATGGCAAGGATTAGAAGGATCATCTGGCATGGACACTTGCTTCTATGCTGAGTACCACAACATAGGACCAGGTTCAGATAAATCAAAACGTGTACATTGGGCTGGAATCTGGAACCTCAATTCAAAAGCTGCACATTTGTTCTCCCCATCCAAGTTCTTCCACGGAGATGATTGGATTGAGGTTACTGGAATTCCCTATTTTACTGGCATTCCAGACCACCATAGGCACAAGAAAACATTACTTAATTGGTGA